AACCACGGCCGTGCCCATGGGGATGGGTTCGCCGATGCTGCCGAGAGCGTCGCTGGCTCCCGAGCACGCCATCGTGGTCGCTAGCAGGGCGACGGCCGCGAGCTGGAGAGGGACTGTCGTGGTTTGCATCGACTCGCCTCCCTCCAGTATTGTGCCCCGGATGCCTCGCCAGGGCAACCGATCGCGGATGATCGGCGAGGGTTGTCCGTCCGCTCGTGCCGGCGAACTCGGACCTGCCTTTCCCCTGATTGGGCAGCCTCCAGTTCGGCGCCCGGGGGGGACGGCGGGCGGATTGACCGGCCCTCGTAGCCAGGCACTGTGACAGCCGTCAGGGCACCCCAGAGGTAGCCCGCATCTGGTGCCGGCACCATCAGGGTTGTCAGGCCGTTGAGTCAGGGCCATTGGCGTACAGCCGGGGCCGCCGACCTCATGATGGTGGCACTTGACAGCCACCCCCATGGACTGCAAGTGCAGCACCATCTCCGCGCCTAGGTTGTACAAATGGTCTTTGGGGGGGATGGCGTGGTAGCCCCCATGGGGCGGGATCAGGTGTCCATGCCCGCCCGGGCTCGAACGCCAGGCCGCCTCGCGGCTTTCGAGGCGATAGGCGGCGCGGTTGACTTCGTTCTACAAGGAAACCTGGTCGAACACACCAAATTCATGTTCCGGCCCCCAGCGGGACTCGTCCGCCACTTCCGTTTCCCGCAGGTTGTCGTGCGCCCGTCGGGGATTAGTCCGCGGATCCCGAGCGAAGGGCTGCCTGCTGTCGGCCTCGAAGGCCGAGCAGATGAAGCTCGGGGTGGGCATTTCCCAGAAGGGATCCCGGAAGGCGCATGCCAGGTCCGGCAGCTCGACTATGTCGCCAGCCTTGACGGACTTGAGCCCGACCGAGGAGCCGTCGAACCCAAGCCTATCGCGCAACAGGGGGCTCGTTGAACTCACCGGCTGGAACGCTCACATACCGCCAGCGCCCCCACAGGTCGCTGAACTCCAGATCGACCATCTGGGTCTGGTTCTCACGCAGATAGGCTTGGGCTTCGGCGAATGAGGTGATCATCGTGGCCTCCTCCGGCGTCGAAGATCGAAACCGGGTTCAAAGGTGCAAGCGGCGGGACCGACGACAACGGCAGACCGGTGGTCGGTCGCGACCGACTAGCCGAGGATGCTCCTCGAGGGCGTGACAACGGGAGGAGACGGCGGCACATGGAAACGCCCCGCAAGCGGGGCGTTGCTGTTCGCGGCCAGCTCGCCGGCTAGGCTGCAACGATGCAATCGACGGGGCAGACCGAGACGCATTGCGGGGAATCGTAGTGGCCCTTGCATTCGACGCAGGTGCTGGCGTCAATGACGTAGATCGTTTCGCCCAGCGAAATCGAGGTTGTGGGGCACTCTGTCTCGCAAGCGGCACAAGAGATACATTCGTCAGTAACCCGCATTGCCATGTCTCATCCCTCATCAAGGCAGGATCGGTTCCCTTCCAAACGTAGTGCACGATCGACCGAGGCGGGATAGACGAAACTAACCTGATTCCCATGTCAAGGTCACATCTCCCAGCGGGCTGCGCCGCGGCCGAGGCGGGGCGGCGGACGCCCAGCACCTGCACCGGAGGGCGACGGGCAAGCGCGGCCAAGTCCAGCCGAAAGGCGGCGCCCTCCGCCGGGCGAGAGCTCAGATGGCGTTCGCTCAATGCGGACCGGCCGGGCTGGTATCCTGCCCGGACTCATCCCGCCCGCGCACGAGGAGAGGCCACGCATGTCGACGAAATCCGACTTCACGCTGGAAGAATGGGCCGCCATGCCGATTGCGCCCTACCTTGCTGGAATGCTGATCATCGTGTCGGACTTGAACCTGGGCTTCATCAGCGAGATCGGGGCATAGACTCAGTCCGCCAACGGGACCGTGACCGGCAGCCAGAGCGAGCTCTTGCAGGAGATCGCTTTGGAAGCCGTCTTCCCAGAGAAGCAGGACCAGATCCGACCGAAGATTGAAGCACTCAAGCAGGAACGCGGTCCGGCCGTTCTCACAGCGGCGCTGCAGGCCGAGGTCGTGCGTTCAGCCGATGCGGTTTCAGTCAGGTCAGCGCAAGGTGGAGGCGCCTACCGCAGGTGGCTCGTGTACCTAGCCGAGCCGAAGGCGGAGGGATCCAAAGAGGGTGGGTTTCTGGGGATCAACCCCGTCCGGGTGAGCGAAGAAGAGAGCGCGATGCTGGCCCAACTACGATCGGCGCTCGGCGTCCCTGCCCCCGGAGCATCCTTGCCCCGGAAGCATCGCGCCCCGCCCAATCCGACGGGGGCGCCTTCCCCTGACGACGGCGGCCCGAGGGGCGAAGGGCCCTTGGGCGGGGGGCGGGCGCCGGGGAGGCTTCTGCCTTTGGGACCCGGACGCCTGTGAGACGGCGCATGCGCCAGGTGCAGACCGCAGGGCCAATGGGTTCGAAGCGGTTCGCTAGCCCGCGGAAGGGCTAGCCACGGCCAAGCTCGAGTAGGGTCTACTCGTAGGCCAGGACCTCGCGGATGGTCAGACGGGCGGCGTTGCGCGCCGGCAGCACGCTGGCCAGGGCGGAGAGGGCCAGCACCAGCAGCAGCCAGAGTCCAAAACCGGCGGCAGTGAACCGCACGTCGATCATCGAATTGAATATCGCCAGGCTGAGGATGTAAGACAGCAAGTAGGTGATCGGGAAGGCCAGCGCAACTGCCAGCAGCCAGGACATACCCCCCACAACCACCCCTTCGACGACGACGGTCCGGATCACTTCCTTGTCGTCGGCGCCGATCGAGCGCATCACGCCGATCTCGCGCGTTCGCTCCAGCACGTTCATGCTCATCGACCCGGCGAGGCCCATGCTGCCGACCAGGGCAGTCAGAACGGCCATGACCAAGAGGAAGGCCACCAGGATGTCCAAGCTCTCGGAGGCGGTCTGCAGCATGGATTTTCCGGTGCGCGCCTCGCGGACGTGGTAGTTCAGGCTGCGGAAATGCTCGTCCAGGCGGCGGCTCACCGTCTCCTGGAAGGCGGGGTCGTGACGGTCGGTCACCACCCGGAACGAGATCGAGCGGTTGGGAAGATCGGTTAGGCGCGAGATGTACTCGTAGGTGCCGTAGGCGATCGTACCCTGCTGATTGGTGAACTCGAAGATGCCGACGACCGTCCAGTCGTCCTCCCGCCCGTCGACTTTCATGCGCAGGCTGTCCCCCGGCTTCAGGTCGGGGAACCTGTCCAGGATGCCCTCCGCCAGGGCGATCGCCTGCTCGTCGCCAGGCTGCACCCAGCGCCCGGCCAGGAGCGTCGGGGCGACCAGCTGACTCTCCGCCGGCGGCGCCAGGATCGTCAAGTTCTCCGCCGTTGTGTCATCCGGGTAAAGGACCTCGGCGGTGGTGAAGGCCCAACCTTCGATGGAGGTCACACCTGGGACTTCGAGCG
This genomic interval from Anaerolineales bacterium contains the following:
- a CDS encoding 4Fe-4S binding protein — encoded protein: MRVTDECISCAACETECPTTSISLGETIYVIDASTCVECKGHYDSPQCVSVCPVDCIVAA